From a single Collibacillus ludicampi genomic region:
- a CDS encoding P-type ATPase, with the protein MVHAFGGVGALLQRLANAPRIFLQSLLEPDEQNQVEQTIRGQLNAVELSDGWENGLTHEQARKRLEQHGLNHYRPLPNKWKVFGEQFKSVAAISLLAFAGLAWGLGKYFDTTLILLVFAAQAIYTTRVKCQAEQDYQRFLQEQKTVSVIRGGQISQIAPTDVVPGDVLFLRQGDVVPADAFITCANHLQVREMDADSTYRVMLKCAVSRKDGESCLRINRGTEANRLYAGSVIVSGSAQAVVTHTGDSTRHADILRQPKRRKLYTEQRYDTLSKKLTKAGWIAIILVGGLVFLVGWSPSAAVATASAVATSVIPGGFSLPICLAFWTATKRMRQEARELPSLHHVDRLEDTKVVVLTDHGLTDEMEASQLFGSQSRWFVSKEVSDHIHSHKRIFHKDGIQAQLESSSEAVLLIQAAKPFARINGDLGPYDRAVNRLYGNLPVTQRTDPCAWKWIDHAHLQSHGLFEMRAFQDQKGRIVEVIRGPVQLLFEKCKRAISPKQMECSFFDVPTMEKSDALQKSLQDWLETARRHHEQTVGFAYRIREAEGMSVHSAGGTTDVQDLIWIGAISFQCIYQRSSHLLRRVANLGLPVVLTVQESVIEDPGFRQAITFDDAKIRILSTKDFVATLEEKPLEKEEVWIVVADERERLDVLETLRERYSAICFIGCHDQERALFGAAWAAIEQGIKRGLQDVIEALEETGHARARLGHANGFILSGNIGEVVFSTLAGITGAHHALSPVILNLLTNSLASVGIAIGKREVDQRQGHPNGDLQSLHKPIVSHGFISGATAMLAYAGGLLISEDPFFASTFAFITLILSQLWQAVHWRRQSRLAKLSDLWEDRVLTVSLLVALLALVLSVQVPFFAGQLQTTPLGIQDWLAAGAIAGAVGPVASNSEEPIWGIVKRVTGRFWGNNPQKPMAAA; encoded by the coding sequence ATGGTACACGCGTTCGGCGGTGTGGGGGCATTGTTGCAACGTCTCGCCAATGCCCCTCGAATTTTTCTGCAAAGTTTGCTCGAACCTGATGAGCAAAATCAGGTGGAACAGACGATTCGGGGGCAACTCAATGCCGTTGAATTATCGGACGGATGGGAAAACGGCCTGACGCATGAACAAGCTCGGAAAAGGCTGGAACAACACGGCCTCAATCATTATCGTCCGTTACCCAACAAATGGAAAGTGTTTGGCGAACAATTTAAAAGTGTAGCTGCGATCAGCCTGTTGGCATTTGCAGGTTTAGCGTGGGGCCTCGGTAAATACTTTGACACGACACTCATCTTACTCGTGTTTGCCGCTCAAGCCATTTACACGACACGGGTCAAATGCCAAGCGGAACAAGATTATCAACGATTTTTGCAAGAGCAAAAAACGGTGAGTGTCATACGCGGCGGTCAGATCTCTCAGATTGCCCCGACAGACGTGGTTCCAGGAGATGTGTTATTTCTGCGGCAAGGGGACGTGGTCCCCGCCGACGCTTTCATCACATGTGCGAATCACTTGCAAGTGCGCGAGATGGATGCCGATTCTACTTATCGCGTGATGTTGAAATGTGCGGTCAGCCGCAAGGACGGGGAATCCTGTTTGCGCATAAACAGGGGAACAGAAGCGAACCGCCTGTATGCGGGTTCAGTGATCGTTTCCGGCTCGGCCCAAGCAGTGGTCACACATACAGGTGATTCCACCCGCCACGCGGACATATTGCGTCAACCGAAACGGAGAAAATTATATACGGAACAACGTTATGACACGCTTTCAAAGAAACTGACAAAAGCGGGATGGATCGCCATTATCCTCGTCGGAGGTTTGGTATTTCTCGTCGGTTGGAGTCCTTCAGCCGCAGTCGCGACAGCAAGCGCTGTCGCCACATCTGTGATTCCGGGCGGATTCTCGCTGCCCATATGTCTGGCGTTTTGGACAGCGACGAAACGCATGCGTCAGGAAGCACGGGAACTGCCGAGCCTTCATCATGTGGATCGCTTGGAAGATACGAAAGTGGTCGTCCTCACCGATCACGGGCTTACGGATGAAATGGAAGCGAGCCAACTGTTTGGTTCGCAATCCCGCTGGTTCGTTTCAAAAGAGGTGAGTGATCATATCCATTCTCATAAACGGATATTTCACAAAGACGGGATACAGGCGCAACTGGAAAGTTCCTCTGAAGCTGTCTTATTGATCCAAGCCGCCAAACCATTCGCTAGGATCAACGGTGATTTGGGGCCGTACGACCGTGCAGTCAACCGTTTATACGGAAATCTGCCGGTCACGCAACGCACGGATCCATGTGCATGGAAATGGATCGACCACGCCCACTTACAGTCACACGGTCTGTTTGAAATGAGGGCGTTTCAAGATCAAAAAGGAAGAATCGTGGAAGTGATTCGCGGTCCCGTACAACTGCTTTTTGAGAAATGCAAACGTGCGATCTCACCGAAACAGATGGAATGTTCCTTTTTTGATGTACCAACAATGGAAAAATCGGATGCGTTGCAAAAGTCACTCCAGGATTGGTTGGAAACAGCCCGCCGCCATCATGAACAAACTGTCGGTTTTGCGTACCGTATACGCGAAGCGGAGGGGATGTCGGTACACTCAGCGGGGGGAACGACCGATGTACAAGATCTCATATGGATCGGGGCGATTTCCTTTCAGTGTATCTATCAGCGTTCTTCCCATCTGTTGCGACGTGTCGCGAATCTCGGTCTGCCCGTTGTGTTGACCGTGCAGGAAAGTGTTATAGAAGATCCGGGATTTCGGCAAGCGATCACATTCGATGACGCGAAAATCCGCATTCTTTCAACAAAGGATTTTGTTGCAACGCTTGAAGAGAAGCCATTAGAAAAAGAAGAAGTTTGGATCGTCGTTGCCGATGAACGGGAACGGCTCGATGTTTTGGAAACATTGAGGGAACGTTATTCTGCGATCTGTTTTATCGGTTGTCACGATCAGGAGCGAGCTCTCTTCGGTGCGGCTTGGGCGGCCATCGAGCAAGGTATCAAAAGGGGGCTGCAGGATGTGATCGAAGCCCTTGAGGAAACCGGGCATGCACGCGCCCGATTGGGCCACGCCAATGGTTTTATTCTCAGCGGCAATATCGGTGAAGTAGTCTTTTCGACACTCGCTGGGATCACAGGTGCGCATCACGCACTCTCGCCCGTGATCCTCAACTTATTGACAAACTCCCTGGCTTCTGTAGGTATCGCCATCGGAAAAAGAGAAGTAGATCAGCGACAAGGACATCCAAACGGGGATCTTCAATCGTTGCACAAGCCGATCGTTTCTCACGGATTCATATCCGGTGCCACGGCGATGCTGGCCTATGCGGGCGGGCTTCTCATCAGTGAAGATCCATTTTTCGCAAGCACATTTGCGTTTATTACGCTCATTCTTTCACAATTGTGGCAGGCTGTTCATTGGCGGCGCCAGTCCCGATTGGCGAAACTCAGCGATCTTTGGGAAGATCGGGTGTTGACAGTATCGTTGCTCGTCGCTTTGCTAGCGCTCGTTCTCAGTGTGCAAGTGCCGTTCTTTGCCGGCCAGTTGCAGACGACGCCTCTCGGCATTCAAGATTGGTTGGCGGCCGGAGCGATCGCGGGTGCCGTAGGACCTGTCGCTTCCAACAGCGAGGAACCCATCTGGGGAATCGTCAAACGAGTGACCGGACGCTTTTGGGGGAACAACCCCCAAAAGCCGATGGCTGCTGCGTAA
- a CDS encoding DUF5132 domain-containing protein yields MLQNNVEKIVAGLALAVAAPVLLPVAKNVIQPLAVLGMKGAGNLIDRAKYAVQIAKEEVEDIIAEAQFERMKRQIDREILG; encoded by the coding sequence ATGTTACAAAATAATGTGGAAAAAATTGTAGCCGGTCTTGCCCTGGCTGTAGCGGCTCCCGTCTTGCTTCCTGTTGCCAAAAACGTCATTCAGCCCTTGGCGGTTCTCGGGATGAAAGGTGCGGGCAACCTAATCGATCGCGCGAAATATGCCGTTCAGATCGCCAAGGAGGAAGTGGAGGACATTATAGCGGAAGCCCAGTTTGAGCGTATGAAAAGGCAGATTGATAGAGAAATTTTGGGATAG
- a CDS encoding 5-formyltetrahydrofolate cyclo-ligase, giving the protein MDKTSIRKEILAKRQGVPKEIREEWDRKILDCIEQMDLVRKSSTIMLYFSFRAEVGTDEIFLWGIREGKRIAAPVTFVTERKLIPVEIRSLQDVVTGAYGIREPEWREHRVIPAEEIDLIFIPGVAFDRRGGRLGYGGGYYDRFLPQLRKDAVKIGLAYDLQIIDHVPAEPHDIILDGIVTESGWISSSREV; this is encoded by the coding sequence ATGGATAAGACATCGATCCGCAAAGAAATTCTTGCGAAGCGACAGGGAGTGCCAAAAGAGATCCGAGAAGAGTGGGATCGCAAGATTCTTGATTGTATCGAACAAATGGATCTCGTGAGAAAGTCGTCGACGATCATGTTGTATTTTTCCTTTCGAGCGGAAGTAGGAACGGACGAAATTTTCCTTTGGGGGATTCGGGAAGGCAAAAGGATAGCGGCGCCTGTTACGTTTGTAACAGAGAGAAAACTGATCCCGGTAGAGATACGCTCCTTGCAGGATGTTGTGACAGGTGCATATGGCATACGCGAACCGGAGTGGCGGGAGCACCGCGTCATCCCGGCCGAGGAAATCGACCTGATTTTCATTCCCGGTGTCGCATTTGACCGCCGCGGAGGCAGATTAGGATACGGGGGTGGATACTATGACCGTTTTCTCCCGCAGCTCCGTAAAGATGCGGTTAAAATCGGCTTGGCATACGACCTGCAAATCATCGATCATGTACCTGCCGAACCGCATGATATCATTCTCGACGGAATTGTGACGGAATCCGGGTGGATTTCATCATCTCGGGAAGTATAA
- a CDS encoding cation-translocating P-type ATPase, with the protein MEVRNVSEKRFLRRLPGRWRVYIHGIQKNTQAARFFEQLCLEIPGVTTVTADSLTGRSLILFDENRLNPNRLEQKLLAIESMLQNPNECVAATSEDPVTEGALAVKVDWQTLQRDEILHRLQSDGHEGLSAAEVKKRQFFFGMNQMPEGETQLWYKTLFRQFFNFTTLTMISISALPIFLGRIRDTAGVLFILGVNAVIGTYQEQKAQKDIRALKRLSVDKARVLRAGKETEVLANELVPGDILLLEAGDRIPADAILLESWNAEIDESALTGESVPVIKTAAAVSAADTPLAERKNMVYMGTFMTRGRGKAIVVATGQGTEMGKLVSGLQHVANRPTPLQQRLSVVARTLVIAALAIAGAVVLMRFVQGYTLIDTLMTGVSVATTAISEGLPIMITVSLVAGMRRMVRHKAVVRHLSALETLAKVDVICSDKTGTLTKNEMTVRTIMSGEHCWTVTGDGYQKDGGIFEKGEPVILHPEHSLVWLTTAAVLCNDAELAHKQGSTWEIQGDPTEAALLVAAGKVGISVNDCRRRWQRVIEIPFDSDRRRMTVVCKNQKGETYVFTKGAVDVVLARCNSVQTDGHACELNPRIRTKILDQEREAADQAMRVLAVAFKRLQEDQQSLSTDELEADLIFGGMFAMMDPPREDVHECVTECQKAGIQVVMITGDHPRTAEAIGRELGIVCDAGQVLTGAELARMSDEELSAATRSVRIYSRVSPTDKQRIVSILQKRGLIVAMTGDGVNDAPALKQADVGIALGSGTDVAKEVSSLVLTNDHFSAIVKAIRQGRSVLGNIRSTIGYIFTGNFAEVLYASLVVLSGLPLPLMPVQMMFMNMLTDSLPTLILTMGRPSSRRNPQMNRPLQKVRDVFDAKLISRVLASGCLVGLATTALYMGVTALTGHAALAGTVALATLCIGKLSQVSYWRQVSGDAGELRRDTLMLGTLGISLTGLIAAIYLPQMQFLFNSVPLGLQHWAVILGTVYAARRLAYPLSDLLLPKIQKSDLFKPANYQESAQTMFG; encoded by the coding sequence TTGGAAGTCAGAAATGTATCAGAAAAAAGGTTTTTGCGACGGTTACCTGGCCGTTGGCGCGTCTACATCCATGGGATACAAAAAAATACGCAAGCTGCCCGCTTCTTTGAACAGCTTTGTCTTGAAATCCCCGGTGTAACGACGGTGACGGCAGACAGCTTGACAGGGCGTTCCCTCATTCTGTTTGACGAAAATCGGTTGAACCCCAACCGATTGGAGCAGAAGCTGTTGGCTATCGAATCCATGTTGCAAAATCCGAACGAATGTGTTGCGGCGACGAGTGAGGATCCGGTAACAGAAGGAGCGCTCGCCGTCAAGGTGGATTGGCAAACTCTTCAACGGGATGAAATTCTGCATCGTTTGCAAAGTGACGGCCACGAGGGGCTGAGTGCCGCCGAGGTGAAAAAAAGGCAGTTTTTTTTCGGCATGAATCAAATGCCGGAAGGAGAGACACAGCTTTGGTACAAGACTCTATTCCGCCAATTTTTTAATTTCACGACTCTTACCATGATCAGCATATCCGCTTTGCCGATCTTTTTAGGGCGGATTCGCGACACGGCGGGCGTTTTGTTTATTCTGGGAGTCAATGCGGTCATCGGCACGTATCAAGAGCAAAAAGCACAAAAGGATATTCGTGCTTTGAAACGATTGTCGGTAGACAAAGCGAGAGTCTTGCGCGCAGGCAAGGAAACGGAAGTCCTTGCGAACGAGCTGGTGCCCGGCGATATTTTGTTGCTGGAAGCGGGAGACCGCATTCCGGCCGATGCCATTTTGCTGGAGAGTTGGAACGCGGAAATCGACGAATCGGCTTTAACTGGCGAATCGGTTCCCGTCATCAAGACAGCGGCGGCAGTTTCCGCAGCCGATACTCCTCTCGCCGAGCGGAAGAACATGGTCTATATGGGGACGTTTATGACACGCGGCCGTGGGAAAGCGATCGTTGTCGCAACGGGTCAGGGAACGGAAATGGGGAAACTTGTCTCCGGCTTGCAACATGTGGCGAATCGACCTACCCCCTTACAACAAAGGCTCAGTGTCGTTGCACGGACACTGGTCATTGCAGCGCTCGCAATCGCGGGGGCGGTCGTCTTGATGAGATTTGTTCAGGGATACACGTTGATCGATACGTTAATGACAGGCGTTTCGGTAGCCACAACTGCGATATCCGAAGGTTTGCCGATCATGATCACCGTATCTCTCGTAGCCGGAATGCGGCGGATGGTACGCCACAAAGCGGTGGTGAGACATCTTTCCGCTTTGGAAACACTGGCGAAAGTGGACGTGATTTGTTCGGATAAAACCGGCACGCTGACTAAGAACGAGATGACCGTTCGTACGATCATGAGCGGTGAACACTGTTGGACGGTGACGGGTGACGGATATCAGAAGGATGGGGGCATTTTTGAGAAAGGCGAGCCTGTCATTCTCCATCCCGAGCATAGCCTCGTGTGGCTCACGACGGCAGCGGTTTTGTGCAATGATGCTGAACTTGCACATAAACAGGGATCGACATGGGAGATTCAAGGAGATCCAACGGAAGCTGCTCTCTTGGTTGCAGCGGGCAAAGTGGGGATATCCGTAAATGACTGTCGGCGGAGATGGCAGCGTGTTATTGAAATTCCGTTTGACTCCGACCGCCGGCGCATGACAGTCGTCTGCAAAAACCAAAAGGGCGAGACATACGTTTTTACCAAAGGCGCGGTTGATGTCGTGCTTGCAAGATGCAACTCTGTTCAAACCGACGGTCATGCTTGCGAACTGAACCCCCGCATACGGACCAAGATCCTGGATCAGGAGCGTGAGGCAGCCGACCAGGCGATGCGTGTGTTGGCGGTGGCCTTTAAACGGTTACAAGAAGATCAGCAATCTCTGTCGACAGATGAATTGGAGGCGGATCTTATCTTCGGCGGGATGTTTGCCATGATGGACCCGCCTCGTGAAGATGTACACGAATGTGTCACCGAATGTCAAAAAGCGGGGATCCAAGTGGTCATGATCACAGGTGATCATCCGCGCACGGCAGAAGCGATCGGAAGAGAATTGGGCATCGTATGTGACGCTGGACAAGTCCTGACTGGAGCCGAACTGGCACGGATGTCCGATGAGGAACTGAGCGCTGCTACCCGTTCGGTACGCATCTACAGCCGTGTTTCACCCACTGACAAGCAGCGCATTGTTTCCATTTTGCAAAAACGCGGCTTGATCGTCGCCATGACGGGGGACGGGGTGAATGACGCGCCTGCCCTGAAACAAGCGGATGTAGGCATCGCCCTGGGGTCAGGCACGGATGTGGCGAAAGAAGTTTCTTCGCTGGTCCTGACGAATGACCATTTTTCCGCAATCGTTAAAGCGATCCGCCAAGGCCGTTCCGTTTTGGGGAATATCAGAAGTACGATCGGCTATATATTCACCGGAAATTTCGCAGAAGTCCTCTACGCATCGCTGGTTGTGCTTTCGGGGCTTCCCTTGCCGTTAATGCCGGTGCAAATGATGTTTATGAATATGTTGACCGATTCGCTTCCGACTCTCATCTTGACGATGGGGCGGCCCTCATCGCGGAGAAACCCGCAAATGAATCGGCCTTTACAAAAAGTAAGGGACGTGTTCGACGCGAAACTGATCTCTCGCGTACTGGCGAGCGGGTGCTTGGTCGGCTTGGCCACAACAGCTCTGTATATGGGAGTGACTGCTTTGACGGGCCATGCAGCATTGGCGGGAACGGTAGCACTCGCGACTCTCTGTATCGGCAAACTATCGCAAGTTTCCTACTGGCGCCAGGTGAGCGGAGATGCAGGAGAGTTACGCCGAGACACGTTGATGCTGGGGACTTTAGGGATTTCACTCACTGGCCTTATAGCAGCGATCTACTTGCCGCAAATGCAATTTTTATTTAACAGCGTGCCTTTGGGGCTCCAGCATTGGGCAGTGATTTTGGGTACCGTGTACGCGGCAAGACGGTTGGCTTATCCCTTATCGGATCTTCTGCTTCCGAAGATCCAGAAGTCGGATCTTTTCAAACCCGCAAATTACCAGGAGAGCGCACAAACGATGTTCGGCTAA
- a CDS encoding ABC transporter ATP-binding protein — protein sequence MILVTASHIHKSYGTETILRDATLTVQERERVALVGPNGAGKSTLLKIIAGEIPPDEGDIHIAKEATVGYLAQHADVPSSRTVYEEMRSVYEDLFAIEKRMRELEEQMSRPEIYGNETKFTAMTEEYARLTQTFTDRNGYAVDAKVRSILHGLDFPEEMHNRTVQSLSGGQKTRLALGKLLLLQPSLLILDEPTNYLDMRTLTWLEEYLKTYPGALLLVSHDRYFLDTLTEVTYELEAGSTRRYTGNYSSYLEQKAAELEARIKRYEQQQAEIARIEDFIRRNIARATTSKRAQSRRKMLEKIERIERPVSNQDKAHFSFTINRPSGNDVLVIDGVAIGYGDKVLAKSIHLKIQRGERVALIGPNGTGKSTLLKAILGQVPPLEGTIKLGTHVTVGYYSQEQEDLNVSKTILNEVWDTFPQLDHTRIRTVLGNFLFSGDEVQKPISVLSGGERARVALAKLMLLEANFMLLDEPTNHLDLLSKEVLEVALDEYPGTLLFISHDRYFLNRIATRIVELGPDGLTSYLGNYDDYIEKKQELEEAASLQPQDSAANKENGESADDRERKRQEERIAKREAKKRAERIRAIEEEIHRLEEHIQALERDLCNPDIFSDPERAREINNEYESVKERVGTLYDEWEKLLGEG from the coding sequence ATGATACTCGTAACTGCATCACATATACACAAATCTTATGGGACGGAAACGATCTTGCGCGACGCGACTCTCACCGTGCAGGAACGGGAACGTGTCGCTTTGGTTGGGCCCAACGGCGCAGGAAAATCGACTCTTCTTAAAATCATCGCGGGAGAAATCCCGCCTGACGAAGGGGATATTCATATTGCGAAAGAAGCGACGGTCGGTTATCTCGCACAGCATGCGGATGTCCCGTCCTCGCGAACCGTTTATGAAGAAATGCGTTCGGTGTATGAAGATCTCTTTGCCATTGAAAAACGTATGCGCGAACTGGAAGAACAGATGAGCCGCCCCGAAATCTATGGGAATGAAACCAAGTTTACGGCGATGACGGAAGAATATGCACGGCTCACGCAAACGTTCACTGACCGTAACGGATATGCGGTAGACGCCAAAGTGCGTTCCATTCTGCATGGCCTTGATTTTCCCGAAGAGATGCACAACCGGACTGTGCAGTCTTTGTCGGGAGGGCAAAAAACACGGCTCGCTTTGGGGAAATTGCTGCTCCTCCAACCCAGTCTTCTCATTCTCGACGAGCCCACAAACTATTTGGACATGCGTACGCTCACATGGTTGGAAGAGTATTTGAAAACTTACCCTGGAGCGCTCTTACTGGTGTCACATGACCGCTATTTCCTCGATACGTTGACGGAGGTAACTTACGAACTCGAAGCGGGTTCTACGCGGAGGTACACAGGAAACTACTCGTCCTATTTAGAACAAAAAGCGGCAGAATTGGAAGCACGCATCAAGCGATACGAACAACAACAGGCGGAAATCGCAAGAATCGAGGATTTCATCCGGCGAAATATCGCCCGTGCGACTACAAGCAAGCGGGCACAAAGCCGCCGCAAAATGTTGGAAAAGATCGAACGGATCGAACGTCCCGTCTCCAACCAGGACAAGGCGCATTTTTCCTTCACCATCAACCGCCCATCGGGCAACGATGTACTGGTGATAGACGGGGTGGCGATCGGTTATGGGGATAAAGTTTTAGCTAAATCCATCCACTTGAAAATTCAACGCGGGGAACGCGTCGCATTGATCGGCCCGAACGGAACGGGCAAATCCACCCTTTTAAAGGCGATCCTCGGTCAGGTTCCCCCTTTGGAAGGTACGATCAAATTGGGAACCCATGTCACAGTGGGATACTACTCACAAGAACAAGAGGACTTGAATGTAAGCAAAACGATTTTGAATGAAGTGTGGGATACTTTTCCTCAATTGGATCATACGCGCATCCGGACCGTTCTCGGCAATTTCCTGTTCTCCGGGGATGAAGTGCAAAAACCGATCTCTGTCCTTTCAGGAGGGGAACGTGCACGCGTCGCTTTGGCTAAACTCATGCTCCTTGAGGCGAACTTCATGCTCTTGGATGAACCGACGAACCATCTCGATCTTCTTTCAAAAGAAGTACTTGAAGTCGCACTCGACGAATACCCGGGAACACTGCTGTTCATCTCGCATGACCGCTATTTTCTCAATCGCATCGCCACACGTATCGTAGAACTCGGTCCCGATGGATTGACCTCCTATTTGGGGAATTATGACGATTATATCGAGAAGAAACAAGAACTGGAGGAAGCGGCATCGTTGCAGCCTCAAGATTCCGCCGCAAACAAAGAAAACGGCGAATCGGCCGATGACCGTGAACGAAAACGACAAGAAGAACGAATCGCCAAAAGGGAAGCAAAGAAACGGGCCGAGAGGATCCGTGCGATTGAAGAAGAAATTCATCGGCTTGAGGAACACATTCAAGCGTTAGAGAGGGATCTTTGTAATCCTGACATTTTCAGTGATCCTGAACGCGCGAGGGAAATAAACAACGAGTATGAGTCTGTGAAAGAACGGGTGGGAACCTTGTATGATGAATGGGAAAAACTGCTTGGAGAGGGATAG
- a CDS encoding GGDEF domain-containing protein has product MYPLTRILTRMLHKPRKLVFFLRLCNTVLISGLVYWFYGWDKFLLACVSIWGLITVGLIFLRRMLPYRTRAYLAIGSDLLLSSLLVYAGGGFSTDLYAFFFWGVVEAGILLGWRTGLLVALLSDVLYVLIILAVSHDVSIAQLFTRLLFFTAETLPLIYCTHLETMHRLQNLEKGQLLREKERLIRELETITRDLSNYTFDVQDRAVLDHLTQLYNQTHFHNRLMVEVEKARQGGYCLSLALFDIDNFKSLNDTYGHQFGDEVLRSVGTKIIEITKNSDFITARIGGEEIAIIMPNLNAEEGYRFADLVCKRIAETVIKQEDHEHVQVTVSGGIATFPDHAEDARLLTRLADLALYAAKAQGKNRVISYEDLKLKD; this is encoded by the coding sequence TTGTATCCTCTGACTCGAATTTTAACACGAATGTTACATAAGCCGAGAAAACTCGTGTTCTTTCTCCGCCTGTGCAATACGGTTCTCATATCCGGACTCGTCTATTGGTTCTACGGATGGGACAAGTTTCTCTTAGCATGCGTCTCCATCTGGGGCTTGATTACCGTAGGACTCATATTTCTTCGCCGTATGCTCCCTTACCGCACGCGTGCTTACCTTGCGATCGGTTCCGATCTTCTTCTTTCTTCACTCCTCGTATATGCGGGAGGAGGATTTTCCACAGATTTGTATGCCTTCTTTTTTTGGGGAGTTGTGGAAGCCGGAATTCTTTTGGGATGGCGCACAGGTCTGCTCGTTGCCCTCTTGTCAGACGTCTTATATGTATTGATCATTCTTGCTGTGTCTCATGATGTTTCAATTGCTCAACTTTTCACGCGCTTGTTGTTTTTTACAGCTGAAACGCTTCCTCTCATTTATTGTACGCATTTAGAAACCATGCATCGGTTACAAAATCTTGAGAAGGGGCAATTACTCCGCGAAAAAGAACGTCTGATTCGGGAATTGGAAACGATTACGCGCGATTTGAGCAATTATACGTTCGACGTTCAGGATCGCGCCGTTCTCGACCATTTGACACAACTGTATAACCAAACCCATTTTCATAATCGGTTGATGGTCGAAGTGGAGAAAGCGCGCCAAGGTGGTTATTGTCTCTCTTTAGCTCTCTTCGATATCGATAATTTCAAATCATTAAATGATACATACGGGCATCAATTCGGTGACGAAGTGTTGCGATCCGTGGGAACGAAGATCATAGAGATCACCAAAAACTCCGATTTCATTACGGCTCGTATTGGCGGAGAAGAGATCGCCATTATCATGCCGAATCTGAACGCAGAAGAAGGTTATCGTTTCGCCGATCTCGTATGTAAACGAATTGCGGAAACAGTCATCAAACAGGAAGATCATGAGCATGTGCAAGTGACTGTGTCAGGCGGGATCGCTACATTTCCTGACCATGCGGAAGATGCGCGTTTGTTGACTCGATTGGCCGACCTTGCTTTGTATGCGGCGAAAGCGCAAGGAAAAAACCGCGTGATTTCCTATGAAGACCTGAAGCTGAAAGATTGA
- a CDS encoding SDR family oxidoreductase: MNLLKNQVVVITGASRGIGEDIALLFAKEGAKLVLVARNPEDLERIRGKALQSGAEDVLTVTADVSREDEVDVMAEVALARFGSIDILVNNAGVGFFKPVTETTLEEWKAMFDVNVTGVFLCTKAVLPAMMEKGSGHIITVSSDVGRRTIANGAGYCATKFAVQAFTEALRKEIREKGIRVSNVLPGMTDTYFAGSMRGIPEKKDWLKGEDVARAVLYIASQPAGVVVDDVTIHPMIQDY; the protein is encoded by the coding sequence GTGAATCTTTTGAAAAATCAAGTGGTTGTCATTACAGGAGCAAGCCGGGGGATCGGTGAAGATATTGCTTTGTTGTTTGCCAAGGAAGGCGCGAAACTCGTTCTCGTTGCGAGAAACCCGGAAGATCTGGAGCGTATCAGGGGTAAAGCGCTGCAGTCTGGAGCAGAGGACGTGTTGACAGTTACGGCAGACGTCTCGCGGGAAGACGAGGTCGACGTGATGGCGGAAGTCGCTTTGGCACGCTTTGGCTCCATTGACATACTTGTCAATAATGCGGGAGTAGGTTTTTTTAAACCGGTCACGGAAACGACTCTTGAAGAATGGAAAGCGATGTTTGATGTGAATGTGACCGGCGTGTTTCTCTGTACGAAAGCCGTTTTGCCAGCGATGATGGAAAAAGGCAGTGGCCATATCATCACAGTCTCGTCCGATGTCGGTCGGAGAACCATCGCGAATGGTGCCGGGTATTGTGCAACGAAATTCGCGGTTCAGGCATTCACAGAAGCTCTGCGCAAGGAAATAAGGGAAAAGGGAATTCGAGTCAGCAACGTCCTGCCGGGGATGACGGATACGTATTTTGCTGGCAGCATGCGCGGGATACCCGAGAAGAAAGACTGGCTGAAAGGGGAAGATGTTGCGCGGGCCGTTCTCTATATCGCTTCGCAGCCGGCGGGTGTCGTGGTCGATGATGTGACGATTCACCCGATGATCCAAGACTATTGA